From a region of the Streptomyces venezuelae genome:
- a CDS encoding sensor histidine kinase, translating to MDAKAKTRAGWDWLRGPEPWTRRMLAGDLAIGGVVAILGLGVEEVSNGSGPRMLAGAVVVLALTLLRRRLPGTTLVLGAAVITPLPGAFFVLPLLGWSAGRRIVGVGRALAAFTLAFAAAIVLSVIDESAQMRPLLVIVFSTLMFLAMTVMPGLASRYWSQRRTLLRALQERNGQLLRERAMVAGQARLRERQRIAQDMHDSLGHQLALIAVHTGALEVDPKLTDRQREAVGVLRQASVAAMHELREVVGILRDGVEAPAPVEEAQPAARGVAGIAGVVEAARGSGTDVRMTTSGQPRPLVAACDHAAYRIVQEALTNAYKHAPGAPIAVELRFEDDSLVVEIANGPSAGPAADEVVSGGQGLTGLRERARLVGGMVHAGPAEGGGFRVAGVLPYGAEPAGVEDVADDFGQRAQPQARPRGRVRGRGGEQPMDWEAVDRELAVRMPSRSGGLAVGCGVAFAAMVLLVVVLGAGVVLMIDSASDAMIDQDEFDAVHVGQTEQAVRDRLPSGENFLTAGAARKGPPKPEGSECLALLAEDQPGGLGTDRIFRFCFKDGKLVEKQAYEVKQ from the coding sequence GTGGATGCGAAGGCGAAGACGCGGGCCGGCTGGGACTGGCTGAGGGGCCCGGAGCCGTGGACCCGGCGGATGCTGGCCGGGGACCTGGCGATCGGTGGCGTCGTGGCGATCCTCGGCCTGGGCGTCGAGGAGGTCAGCAACGGATCCGGGCCGCGCATGCTGGCGGGCGCCGTGGTGGTGCTGGCGCTGACACTGCTGCGCCGCAGGCTGCCGGGAACCACGCTGGTGCTCGGGGCCGCGGTGATCACCCCCCTGCCCGGGGCGTTCTTCGTCCTGCCGCTGCTGGGCTGGTCGGCCGGGCGGCGGATCGTCGGGGTGGGGCGGGCACTGGCCGCCTTCACGCTGGCCTTCGCCGCGGCGATCGTGCTGAGCGTGATCGACGAGTCGGCGCAGATGCGACCGCTGCTGGTGATCGTGTTCTCCACGCTGATGTTCCTCGCGATGACGGTGATGCCGGGTCTGGCCAGCCGGTACTGGTCGCAGCGCCGGACCCTGCTGCGCGCGCTCCAGGAGCGCAACGGGCAGTTGCTGCGCGAGCGGGCCATGGTCGCGGGACAGGCGAGGCTGCGCGAGCGCCAGCGCATCGCCCAGGACATGCACGACAGCCTGGGCCACCAGCTGGCGCTGATCGCCGTGCACACCGGCGCGCTGGAGGTGGATCCAAAACTCACCGACCGTCAGCGCGAGGCGGTCGGCGTGCTGCGGCAGGCGTCGGTGGCGGCGATGCACGAGCTGCGCGAGGTCGTCGGCATCCTGCGCGACGGGGTGGAGGCGCCCGCGCCGGTGGAGGAGGCCCAGCCCGCGGCGCGCGGGGTGGCCGGTATCGCGGGGGTCGTGGAGGCGGCGCGGGGCTCGGGGACCGACGTCCGGATGACCACTTCGGGGCAGCCGAGGCCACTGGTCGCGGCATGCGACCACGCCGCGTACCGGATCGTGCAGGAGGCCCTGACGAACGCGTACAAGCACGCGCCGGGCGCACCGATCGCGGTGGAGCTGCGGTTCGAGGACGACTCGCTGGTCGTGGAGATCGCCAACGGGCCGTCGGCGGGTCCGGCGGCCGACGAGGTGGTGTCGGGCGGGCAGGGCCTGACGGGTCTGCGCGAGCGGGCCAGGCTCGTCGGCGGGATGGTGCACGCGGGCCCCGCCGAGGGCGGTGGGTTCCGGGTGGCCGGGGTCCTCCCGTACGGGGCGGAGCCGGCCGGAGTGGAGGACGTGGCCGACGACTTCGGGCAGCGGGCGCAGCCGCAGGCCCGCCCCCGCGGCCGGGTACGGGGGCGGGGCGGCGAGCAGCCGATGGACTGGGAGGCGGTGGACCGGGAGCTGGCCGTGCGCATGCCCAGCCGCTCCGGTGGCCTCGCGGTGGGCTGCGGGGTCGCCTTCGCGGCGATGGTGCTGCTGGTGGTGGTGCTCGGCGCCGGAGTGGTGCTGATGATCGACTCGGCGAGTGACGCGATGATCGACCAGGACGAGTTCGACGCGGTGCACGTGGGCCAGACGGAACAGGCCGTCCGTGACCGGCTGCCGAGCGGGGAGAACTTCCTGACCGCGGGGGCCGCGCGCAAGGGGCCGCCCAAGCCGGAGGGCTCGGAGTGTCTGGCGCTGCTGGCCGAGGACCAGCCGGGCGGCCTGGGAACGGACCGGATCTTCCGGTTCTGCTTCAAGGACGGCAAGCTCGTGGAAAAGCAGGCGTACGAGGTCAAGCAGTAG
- a CDS encoding FhaA domain-containing protein, whose product MGVLKRFEQRLEGLVNGTFAKVFKSEVQPVEIAGALQRECDNNATIWNRERTVVPNDFIVELSTGDYDRLSPYSGQLGDELAGLVRDYAKQQRYSFMGPIKVHLEKADDLDTGLYRVRSRTLASSTSQPQAGPPSPQGGYGYPPENQPQGGYGYPPAGAPPMPSAPPPGGPGSRRPAPGGPAGAAPAAGPGGARRHWIEINGTRHQISRPTLVLGRSTEADVRIDDPGVSRRHCEIRTGTPSTIQDLGSTNGIVVDGQHTTRATLRDGSRIVVGSTTIIYRQAEG is encoded by the coding sequence ATGGGAGTTCTGAAGCGGTTCGAGCAGCGACTCGAAGGTCTGGTGAACGGCACCTTCGCCAAGGTGTTCAAGTCCGAGGTCCAGCCGGTGGAGATCGCCGGAGCCCTCCAGCGGGAGTGCGACAACAACGCCACCATCTGGAACCGCGAGCGGACCGTCGTCCCCAACGACTTCATCGTCGAGCTCAGCACCGGTGACTACGACCGCCTGAGCCCCTACTCCGGGCAGCTCGGCGACGAGCTCGCGGGCCTCGTCCGCGACTACGCCAAGCAGCAGCGCTACAGCTTCATGGGCCCCATCAAGGTCCACCTGGAGAAGGCCGACGACCTCGACACCGGGCTCTACCGGGTCCGCAGCCGCACCCTGGCCTCCAGCACCTCCCAGCCGCAGGCAGGACCGCCCTCACCGCAGGGCGGCTACGGCTACCCGCCGGAGAACCAGCCGCAGGGCGGCTACGGATATCCCCCGGCGGGGGCACCTCCCATGCCCAGCGCCCCGCCCCCGGGCGGCCCCGGCTCCCGGCGGCCCGCTCCGGGCGGACCCGCCGGAGCGGCCCCCGCGGCCGGCCCGGGCGGCGCCCGGCGCCACTGGATCGAGATCAACGGCACCCGCCACCAGATCTCGCGTCCCACGCTCGTACTCGGCCGAAGCACGGAAGCCGACGTGCGGATCGACGACCCCGGCGTATCCCGCCGGCACTGTGAGATCCGGACCGGAACGCCCTCGACGATCCAGGATCTCGGGTCCACCAACGGCATCGTGGTGGACGGGCAGCACACCACCCGCGCTACGCTCCGCGACGGCTCGCGGATCGTCGTGGGCAGCACCACCATCATTTACCGGCAAGCCGAAGGGTGA
- a CDS encoding putative T7SS-secreted protein yields MTDWGGLLDKGLQKLDDGWEETKKVVGQGVDKATDGIGAGLEYVGADDWADKVEDWGDDVASGLGASVGEQQLGQSEQADELVHGKPVKIRESAKHLSDFQGAFDRVGQGMRALDSGHWKGQAADAFRKKFAMHPVDWLHASDACEAAAGALTRYAETVEWAQKQAQQAIDLYKAAVRAAKEAHEGYAAKVETYNAAAKAGRDPGPEPQKPVDVGKADGTRAHEILNEARRQRDEAAANVAKALDAALEHAPKEPSATDRALAGIADYYGGQAVELNHFVGGVVKGTAGLVNFARGLNPMDPYNLTHPAEYQQNLNMTLAGLVSTAAHPERIPGALIDSFKNDPSEGLGRLVPELLGTKGFGGARAGVRVAEAAATKPSAWSHLAKPTKGVTERPSIHADSVGKKDAQKFIDDQYPWLKDMNNTNMPGYQYNCTNNVVTLDRRLDGVEVSAAPKTGPGDIPYKELGVEPSAKKVVGSYDDIVKDLEARGPDSRSVVAISRHGMAGHVFNAVNTPHGVVFLDGQTGKLATLETHNISEIAHVPYR; encoded by the coding sequence ATGACGGACTGGGGCGGTCTGCTGGACAAGGGTCTGCAGAAGCTGGACGACGGCTGGGAGGAGACGAAGAAGGTCGTCGGGCAGGGCGTCGACAAGGCCACCGACGGGATCGGTGCGGGGCTGGAGTACGTCGGGGCGGACGACTGGGCGGACAAGGTCGAGGACTGGGGCGACGATGTCGCTTCGGGTCTGGGTGCTTCGGTCGGTGAGCAGCAGCTGGGCCAGAGTGAGCAGGCGGATGAGCTGGTGCACGGCAAGCCGGTGAAGATCCGGGAGTCGGCGAAGCACCTGAGTGATTTCCAGGGGGCGTTCGACCGGGTCGGTCAGGGGATGCGGGCGTTGGATTCGGGGCACTGGAAGGGGCAGGCCGCCGATGCGTTCCGTAAGAAGTTCGCGATGCATCCGGTGGACTGGCTGCATGCTTCGGATGCGTGTGAGGCGGCGGCGGGTGCGCTGACGCGGTACGCGGAGACGGTGGAGTGGGCGCAGAAGCAGGCGCAGCAGGCCATCGATTTGTACAAGGCGGCGGTCAGGGCGGCGAAGGAGGCCCATGAGGGGTATGCCGCGAAGGTCGAGACGTACAACGCGGCGGCGAAGGCGGGCCGGGATCCGGGGCCGGAGCCGCAGAAGCCGGTCGATGTGGGCAAGGCCGACGGGACGCGGGCCCACGAGATCCTGAACGAGGCCCGCAGGCAGCGTGACGAGGCCGCGGCGAACGTGGCCAAGGCGCTGGACGCGGCGCTGGAGCATGCCCCGAAAGAGCCGTCGGCCACCGACCGGGCCCTGGCCGGGATCGCCGACTACTACGGTGGTCAGGCCGTCGAGCTCAACCACTTCGTCGGCGGTGTGGTCAAGGGCACGGCCGGGCTGGTCAACTTCGCCCGCGGCCTGAACCCGATGGACCCGTACAACCTCACCCATCCCGCCGAGTACCAGCAGAACCTCAACATGACGCTGGCCGGCCTGGTCTCCACCGCCGCCCACCCCGAACGGATCCCGGGCGCGCTCATCGACAGCTTCAAGAACGACCCCTCCGAAGGCCTGGGCCGCCTCGTACCCGAACTCCTCGGCACCAAGGGCTTCGGCGGAGCCCGGGCGGGCGTGCGGGTCGCGGAGGCGGCGGCGACGAAGCCCTCGGCCTGGTCGCACCTGGCGAAGCCGACCAAGGGCGTGACGGAGCGGCCCTCGATCCACGCCGACTCGGTCGGGAAGAAGGACGCCCAGAAGTTCATCGACGACCAGTACCCGTGGCTCAAGGACATGAACAACACGAACATGCCGGGCTACCAGTACAACTGCACCAACAACGTGGTGACGCTGGACCGCCGGCTGGACGGTGTGGAGGTCTCGGCCGCGCCGAAGACCGGACCGGGCGACATCCCGTACAAGGAACTGGGTGTGGAGCCGAGCGCGAAGAAGGTCGTCGGCAGCTACGACGACATCGTCAAGGACCTTGAGGCGCGGGGGCCGGACTCGCGCAGTGTGGTCGCGATCTCCCGCCACGGCATGGCCGGCCACGTCTTCAACGCGGTGAACACACCCCACGGGGTCGTCTTCCTGGACGGCCAGACGGGGAAGCTGGCCACACTCGAGACACACAACATCAGTGAGATAGCCCATGTCCCCTACCGCTAG
- a CDS encoding FtsW/RodA/SpoVE family cell cycle protein, with amino-acid sequence MSVVTNTTTIGAIELPSRRNTELLLLGFAVLIPMFAYANVGLAINGTLPPGMVLYGLGLGALAGIAHLVVRRYAKYADPLLLPLATLLNGLGLVLIWRLDQSERLQNLAKRSFGAFSPSAPNQMIYTALAIALFAGVLLVLKDHRVLQRFTYISMVAALVLLLLPLVPGLGADVFGAKIWIRVAGFSIQPGEFAKIVLAVFFAGYLMVKRDALALASRRFMGLYLPRGRDLGPILAIWAMSLLILIFENDLGSSLLYFGMFVIMLYVATERTSWIVIGLLMSVGGAVVVASFSSHVGARVSAWMDPFGCWQRNGVDAGACEQIAQSIMSFGSGGVLGSGWGQGKSDLIGFAANSDFIFSTVGEELGLAGVMACLLIYGLIIERGVRTALAARDPFGKLFAIGLSGAFALQIFVVAGGVMGLIPLTGMTMPFLASGGSSVLANWILIAVLIRISDTARRPAPAPAPSPDSEMTQVVRPS; translated from the coding sequence ATGAGCGTAGTCACCAATACGACCACCATCGGCGCCATCGAGCTGCCGAGCAGGCGGAACACCGAGCTCCTGCTGCTCGGCTTCGCCGTGCTCATCCCGATGTTCGCCTACGCCAACGTGGGCCTCGCGATCAACGGCACCCTGCCCCCCGGCATGGTGCTCTACGGCCTCGGCCTCGGCGCCCTCGCCGGGATCGCGCACCTCGTCGTGCGCCGGTACGCCAAGTACGCCGACCCTCTGCTCCTGCCGCTGGCCACGCTCCTCAACGGGCTGGGCCTCGTCCTGATCTGGCGCCTGGACCAGTCCGAGCGCCTGCAGAACCTGGCCAAGCGGTCCTTCGGCGCGTTCTCCCCCTCCGCGCCCAACCAGATGATCTACACGGCGCTGGCCATCGCCCTGTTCGCGGGCGTCCTGCTGGTCCTCAAGGACCACCGCGTCCTGCAGCGGTTCACCTACATCTCGATGGTCGCGGCCCTGGTGCTGCTCCTCCTGCCGCTCGTCCCGGGCCTCGGCGCCGACGTCTTCGGCGCCAAGATCTGGATCCGCGTCGCCGGATTCTCGATCCAGCCCGGTGAGTTCGCGAAGATCGTCCTCGCCGTGTTCTTCGCCGGCTACCTGATGGTCAAGCGCGACGCCCTGGCCCTGGCCTCCCGCCGGTTCATGGGCCTCTACCTGCCGCGCGGCCGCGACCTCGGCCCGATCCTGGCGATCTGGGCGATGAGCCTGCTCATCCTGATCTTCGAGAACGACCTCGGCTCCTCGCTGCTGTACTTCGGCATGTTCGTGATCATGCTGTACGTCGCCACCGAGCGGACCAGCTGGATCGTCATCGGCCTGCTGATGTCGGTCGGCGGCGCCGTCGTGGTCGCCTCCTTCTCCAGCCACGTCGGGGCCCGCGTCAGCGCCTGGATGGACCCGTTCGGCTGCTGGCAGCGCAACGGCGTCGACGCCGGCGCCTGCGAGCAGATCGCTCAGTCGATCATGAGCTTCGGCTCCGGCGGTGTCCTCGGCTCCGGATGGGGCCAGGGCAAGTCCGACCTCATCGGCTTCGCCGCCAACTCCGACTTCATCTTCTCCACCGTCGGCGAAGAGCTCGGCCTCGCCGGGGTGATGGCCTGCCTCCTGATCTACGGGCTCATCATCGAGCGGGGTGTCCGCACCGCCCTCGCCGCCCGCGACCCCTTCGGCAAGCTCTTCGCGATCGGCCTCTCCGGCGCCTTCGCGCTCCAGATCTTCGTGGTCGCCGGCGGCGTCATGGGCCTCATCCCCCTCACCGGCATGACGATGCCCTTCCTCGCGTCCGGCGGTTCCTCCGTCCTCGCGAACTGGATCCTCATCGCCGTCCTCATCCGGATCAGCGACACCGCACGCCGACCTGCCCCGGCCCCCGCCCCGTCCCCCGACTCCGAGATGACCCAGGTGGTCCGTCCGTCATGA
- a CDS encoding peptidoglycan D,D-transpeptidase FtsI family protein has product MNKPLRRISLFCGLLVLALLIRTNWLQYVQAEELSTRKENRRVQIAQYATERGNIIVKGEPITGSVVTDGSDYKYKRTYTDGALWAPVTGYASQAFGSTQLESLEDGILTGNDDRLFFDRTIGMFTGEKRQGGNVVTTLNPDAQKAAFEALGTKKGAVAAIDPRTGAVLALVSTPSYDPSRFAGNSKDDGKAWSELKDSEDKNLVNRALRETYPPGSTFKVVTAAAALEHGVVQDINAPTDTPDPYFLPGTRTEMINHAKGCEKASLNEALRISCNSVFANMGDKVTRDKMVETSEKFGFNNDKIDIPVRAFASIYDKKMGKDGNAQSSIGQFNTAATPLQMAMVTAAIANDGKLMKPYMVDMLQSPNLDIIEKHEPQEMSRPLSAANAEKVQQMMVNVVQNGTGTKAKMNGVTVGGKTGTAQHGEGNKKRPYAWFISYAETPDKSSPVAVAVVIEDSEADREDISGGGLAAPVAKAVMQAVLNSQK; this is encoded by the coding sequence ATGAACAAGCCCCTGCGCCGCATCTCGCTGTTCTGCGGGCTGCTCGTCCTCGCCCTGCTGATCCGCACCAACTGGCTGCAGTACGTGCAGGCCGAGGAACTCAGCACGCGCAAGGAGAACCGCCGGGTCCAGATCGCCCAGTACGCGACCGAGCGCGGCAACATCATCGTCAAGGGCGAGCCGATCACCGGTTCCGTGGTGACCGACGGCAGCGACTACAAGTACAAGCGGACCTACACGGACGGAGCGCTCTGGGCTCCCGTCACCGGGTACGCCTCCCAGGCCTTCGGCTCCACGCAGCTGGAATCCCTCGAAGACGGCATCCTCACCGGCAACGACGACCGGCTGTTCTTCGACCGCACCATCGGCATGTTCACCGGGGAGAAGAGGCAGGGCGGCAACGTCGTCACCACCCTCAACCCCGACGCCCAGAAGGCCGCCTTCGAGGCGCTGGGTACGAAGAAGGGCGCCGTCGCGGCCATCGACCCGCGCACCGGCGCCGTCCTGGCCCTGGTCTCCACGCCCTCGTACGACCCCTCGCGCTTCGCCGGCAACTCCAAGGACGACGGGAAGGCCTGGTCCGAGCTGAAGGACAGCGAGGACAAGAACCTGGTCAACCGCGCCCTGCGCGAGACGTACCCGCCGGGCTCCACCTTCAAGGTGGTCACCGCGGCCGCCGCGCTCGAACACGGCGTCGTCCAGGACATCAACGCCCCGACGGACACCCCGGACCCGTACTTCCTGCCCGGGACCCGGACCGAGATGATCAACCACGCGAAGGGCTGCGAGAAGGCCAGCCTCAACGAGGCGCTGCGGATCTCCTGCAACTCGGTCTTCGCGAACATGGGCGACAAGGTCACGCGCGACAAGATGGTGGAGACCTCGGAGAAGTTCGGCTTCAACAACGACAAGATCGACATTCCGGTCCGCGCGTTCGCCAGCATCTACGACAAGAAGATGGGCAAGGACGGCAACGCCCAGAGCTCCATCGGCCAGTTCAACACCGCCGCCACCCCGCTCCAGATGGCCATGGTCACCGCCGCGATCGCCAACGACGGCAAGCTGATGAAGCCGTACATGGTGGACATGCTGCAGTCGCCCAACCTGGACATCATCGAGAAGCACGAGCCGCAGGAGATGAGCCGGCCGCTCTCCGCCGCCAACGCGGAGAAGGTGCAGCAGATGATGGTCAACGTCGTCCAGAACGGCACCGGCACCAAGGCCAAGATGAACGGCGTGACGGTCGGCGGCAAGACCGGTACGGCCCAGCACGGCGAGGGCAACAAGAAGCGTCCCTACGCCTGGTTCATCTCCTACGCCGAGACCCCGGACAAGTCCTCGCCCGTCGCCGTCGCCGTCGTGATCGAGGACAGCGAGGCGGACCGTGAGGACATCAGCGGCGGCGGTCTGGCCGCTCCCGTCGCCAAGGCCGTCATGCAGGCGGTGCTGAACAGCCAGAAGTGA
- a CDS encoding FHA domain-containing protein, translated as MSELTLTVMRLGFLAVLWLFVIVAVQVIRSDLFGTRVTQRGSRRGGGGAGGAPQQAGRQATPPQQRQRRGAPTKLVVSEGILTGTTVALAGQTITLGRAHDSTIVLDDDYASSRHARIYPDRDGQWIVEDLGSTNGTYLDRTRLTTPTPIPPGAPIRIGKTVIELRK; from the coding sequence ATGTCAGAGCTGACCCTGACGGTCATGCGGTTGGGTTTCCTGGCCGTTCTGTGGCTGTTCGTCATCGTGGCCGTCCAGGTCATCCGCAGCGATCTCTTCGGGACGCGCGTGACCCAGCGCGGGTCCCGTCGCGGCGGCGGAGGCGCCGGCGGCGCCCCGCAGCAGGCGGGCCGCCAGGCCACGCCCCCGCAGCAGCGCCAGCGGCGCGGCGCACCCACCAAACTCGTCGTCTCCGAGGGCATCCTCACGGGAACCACGGTGGCCCTCGCCGGCCAGACGATCACACTGGGCCGCGCGCACGACTCAACGATCGTGCTGGACGACGACTACGCGTCCAGCCGCCATGCCAGGATCTATCCCGACCGTGACGGCCAGTGGATCGTCGAGGATCTCGGGTCCACCAACGGCACGTATCTCGACCGGACCCGGCTGACCACCCCGACGCCCATTCCGCCGGGCGCACCGATCCGCATCGGCAAGACCGTCATCGAGCTGCGGAAGTAG
- a CDS encoding YrhB domain-containing protein codes for MLTLNEALEAARARLEQAFASEPWTIVLKPELTQEHELAWVVRYDTQESIDAGDPMVGPFNKLVIVPKDGSRVDFPPTHLPLDEYLAYVRHGGWQRAGLAKTSKAEPWQTALEWLLSTYSGLVELVGTDPVAEDAGTWLFACRTIEQPGYPRTPMLAASLVVPKDYGEPFHPASNDPWGDAAAYTRDPVERDPQTQARRLNARGCVVTTAAAIAGSPSSPLPWQPVHEAPGWWELLLRRYFPAARELRCVSWDEVITRAQETGPDTQGVVWVRRVIGGTEVSGHLLYVHNNNGQVAFLDGMTGGLARLDQVGVLQLVFARVEPGAEDAAAAPDLATARHKAERWLKRTYAEPVELVEPAAEDETARGWLFACQTTAALRTGDWRRGMLDAAVVVPKGPQEPFPLPNSDPWGFLAAWDLDQPAGPTPVPDKADWFTSTMAELGPVLSVSEYPTVIAAVEGLAALPAGGRALVWVRRLDARGRESTGLLLAGLHSESGMVGLIDSAAQELRDLDGFRESGVRVVRYR; via the coding sequence ATGCTCACGTTGAACGAGGCCCTCGAAGCGGCCCGGGCCCGCCTGGAGCAGGCGTTCGCCTCGGAGCCGTGGACGATCGTGCTGAAGCCGGAGCTCACCCAGGAGCACGAGCTGGCCTGGGTCGTCCGGTACGACACCCAGGAGAGCATCGACGCCGGGGACCCCATGGTGGGTCCGTTCAACAAACTGGTGATCGTGCCCAAGGACGGGTCCCGGGTGGACTTCCCCCCGACGCACCTGCCCCTCGACGAATACCTCGCCTACGTCCGCCACGGCGGCTGGCAGCGGGCGGGCCTGGCGAAGACCTCGAAGGCCGAGCCGTGGCAGACCGCGCTGGAGTGGCTGCTGTCCACCTACAGCGGGCTCGTCGAGCTGGTGGGCACCGACCCCGTGGCGGAGGACGCCGGGACCTGGCTGTTCGCGTGCCGGACCATCGAGCAGCCGGGCTATCCGCGGACGCCGATGCTGGCCGCGTCCCTCGTGGTGCCCAAGGACTACGGGGAGCCCTTCCACCCCGCTTCGAACGATCCGTGGGGCGACGCCGCGGCGTACACGCGGGATCCGGTGGAGCGCGACCCGCAGACCCAGGCCCGGCGGCTGAACGCGCGCGGCTGCGTGGTCACGACGGCAGCGGCGATCGCGGGCAGCCCCTCCTCGCCGCTGCCCTGGCAGCCCGTGCACGAGGCGCCCGGCTGGTGGGAGCTGCTGCTGCGCCGCTACTTCCCCGCCGCCCGCGAGCTGCGGTGCGTGAGCTGGGACGAGGTGATCACCCGGGCCCAGGAGACCGGACCGGACACCCAGGGCGTGGTGTGGGTGCGGCGGGTCATCGGCGGCACCGAGGTCAGCGGGCACCTGCTGTACGTGCACAACAACAACGGCCAGGTGGCGTTCCTGGACGGGATGACCGGCGGGCTGGCCCGGCTGGACCAGGTCGGGGTGCTGCAGCTGGTCTTCGCCCGGGTCGAGCCCGGCGCCGAGGACGCGGCGGCCGCGCCCGACCTCGCCACCGCCCGGCACAAGGCCGAGCGGTGGCTGAAGCGGACCTACGCGGAACCCGTCGAGCTGGTGGAGCCGGCCGCCGAGGACGAGACGGCCCGGGGGTGGCTGTTCGCCTGCCAGACGACGGCCGCGCTGCGCACCGGTGACTGGCGGCGAGGGATGCTCGACGCCGCGGTGGTCGTGCCGAAGGGGCCGCAGGAGCCGTTCCCGCTGCCCAACTCCGATCCCTGGGGGTTCCTGGCCGCCTGGGACCTCGACCAGCCGGCGGGGCCGACGCCCGTGCCGGACAAGGCCGACTGGTTCACCTCCACGATGGCGGAGCTGGGACCGGTGCTGTCCGTCTCGGAGTATCCGACCGTGATCGCCGCGGTCGAGGGGCTCGCGGCCCTGCCGGCCGGTGGCCGGGCCCTGGTGTGGGTACGGCGGCTGGACGCGCGGGGGCGGGAGAGCACCGGGCTGCTGCTCGCCGGGCTCCACAGCGAGTCCGGGATGGTGGGGCTGATCGACTCCGCCGCGCAGGAGCTGCGGGACCTGGACGGCTTCCGTGAGTCCGGGGTGCGCGTGGTCCGGTATCGGTGA
- a CDS encoding PP2C family protein-serine/threonine phosphatase produces the protein MSLSLRFAAGSHKGMIREGNEDSGYAGPRLLAIADGMGGQAAGEVASSEVISTLVQLDDDVPGSDILTSLATAVQRANDQLRVMVEEDPQLEGMGTTLTALLWTGQRLGLVHVGDSRAYLLRDGVLTQITQDHTWVQRLVDEGRITEEEATTHPQRSLLMRALGSGDIVEPDLSIREVRAGDRYLICSDGLSGVVSHQTLEETLADYHGPRETVQSLIQLALRGGGPDNITCIVADVLDTDSGDTLAAQVSDTPVVVGAVAENQHQLFDSGNAMQTPAGRASGLGRQGQPPAGAFGPPGSGDAPGYGYGDQGQGQGQGGNGYGTFGEADAYTADPGYEDTYDHPRRRRSKGRKWTTRTLTLLIVAGVIGGGLYAGWRWTQTQFYVGVKGEHVALFRGISPKLGPLELSKVETDRPDIELKYLPPFKRKLVEATISESSFDAARKKLDDLGVQTSACKKDEERRSAEAQNSQTPAPSLTPEEQQLVGLCGK, from the coding sequence ATGAGTCTGTCCTTGCGGTTCGCCGCCGGATCACACAAGGGCATGATCCGTGAGGGGAACGAGGACTCCGGCTACGCCGGTCCCCGGCTCCTCGCGATCGCCGACGGCATGGGAGGCCAGGCCGCCGGCGAGGTCGCGAGCTCCGAGGTGATCTCCACCCTCGTGCAGCTCGACGACGACGTCCCGGGCTCCGACATCCTCACCTCCCTGGCCACGGCCGTGCAGCGGGCGAACGACCAGCTGCGCGTGATGGTCGAGGAGGATCCGCAGCTCGAAGGCATGGGCACCACGCTGACGGCCCTCCTGTGGACCGGCCAGCGCCTCGGCCTCGTGCACGTCGGCGACTCCCGCGCCTATCTGCTCCGCGACGGCGTCCTCACCCAGATCACCCAGGACCACACCTGGGTGCAGCGCCTCGTCGACGAGGGGCGCATCACCGAGGAAGAGGCCACCACCCACCCGCAGCGCTCCCTGCTGATGCGCGCGCTCGGCAGCGGCGACATCGTCGAGCCGGACCTCTCCATCCGCGAGGTCCGGGCCGGTGACCGCTACCTGATCTGCTCCGACGGGCTCTCCGGCGTCGTCTCCCACCAGACCCTGGAAGAGACCCTCGCCGACTACCACGGTCCCCGCGAGACCGTGCAGTCGCTGATCCAGCTCGCGCTGCGCGGCGGCGGACCCGACAACATCACCTGCATCGTCGCCGACGTCCTCGACACCGACAGCGGCGACACCCTCGCCGCCCAGGTCAGCGACACCCCGGTGGTCGTCGGCGCGGTCGCCGAGAACCAGCACCAGCTCTTCGACAGCGGCAACGCCATGCAGACCCCGGCCGGCCGGGCCTCGGGCCTCGGCCGCCAGGGCCAGCCCCCCGCCGGCGCCTTCGGCCCTCCCGGCAGCGGCGACGCCCCCGGCTACGGGTACGGCGACCAGGGCCAGGGCCAGGGCCAGGGCGGCAACGGCTACGGCACCTTCGGCGAAGCCGACGCCTACACCGCCGACCCGGGCTACGAGGACACGTACGACCATCCCCGCAGGCGCCGCAGCAAAGGGCGCAAGTGGACCACCCGTACGCTGACCCTGCTCATCGTCGCCGGTGTCATCGGCGGCGGCCTCTACGCGGGCTGGCGCTGGACCCAGACCCAGTTCTACGTCGGCGTGAAGGGCGAGCACGTCGCGCTCTTCCGCGGCATCAGCCCGAAGCTGGGGCCGCTGGAGCTCTCGAAGGTGGAGACCGACCGCCCCGACATCGAACTGAAGTACCTGCCGCCCTTCAAGCGGAAGCTGGTCGAGGCCACCATCAGCGAGAGCAGCTTCGACGCGGCGCGCAAGAAGCTCGACGACCTCGGCGTCCAGACGTCCGCCTGCAAGAAGGACGAGGAACGCCGAAGCGCCGAGGCGCAGAACAGCCAGACGCCCGCCCCCAGTCTGACTCCCGAGGAGCAGCAACTGGTCGGGCTGTGCGGCAAGTAG